In the Enterococcus rotai genome, CAGCTGTTTCACCAGAAAGCATTACTGCATCTGTTCCATCATAAATCGCATTAGCAACGTCATTCGCTTCCGCACGTGTTGGACGTGGGTTGCGTTGCATAGAATCTAACATTTGAGTTGCTGTGATAACAGGTTTACCTAAAGCGTTACATTTTTTGATCAAGTCTTTTTGAACAACTGGAACGTCTTCTGTTGGAATTTCAACACCCATGTCACCACGAGCAACCATCAAACCATCAGAAACTTTTAGGATTTCGTCAATGTTGTCGATTCCTTCTTGGTTTTCGATTTTAGGAATGATTTGGATATGCGTTGCATTTTCTTCTTCTAGAATTTTAGTAATTTCTAAAACGTCAGTTGCACGACGAACGAAACTTGCCGCGATAAAATCAACGCCTTGTTCGATACCAAAACGGATATCAGCAGCATCTTTATCAGTGATACCAGGAAGGTTTACAGAAACTCCAGGTACGTTAACGCCTTTTTTATTTTTTAGAACGCCTTCGTTTTTAATGAGTGTAACGATTTCGTTTGCAGTACGGTCGATATCAGTTACTTCTAAGTCGATTAATCCATCGTCTAAAAGAATATGAGAACCAACATTTACATCGTTGATCAATTCTGGATAAGTGATTGAAAATTTTTCGTTAGTTCCTAAAACTTCTGTCATAGAAAGACGTACTGTTTCACCTGTTTTTAAAGTGATAGCGCCATTTTCCATTTCATTCGTACGGATTTCAGGACCTTTTGTATCAAGTAAGATCGCTACGCGTTTTCCTGTAATTTTTGCAGCCTCACGAATATTTTTGATGCGGTTACCATGTTCTTCAAAATCACCATGTGAGAAGTTCAAACGGCAAACATTCATTCCTGCATTCATTAAGTTTACTAGCATATCAACTGTTTCACTAGCTGGTCCGATCGTACATACGATTTTCGTTTTTTTCATTACCAAACGCTCCTATTCCATTTTTGTTTATACGTCTTGAAGATTATCTATTTTCCTCAAGGGATACTTAAGATAGCTCAAATTTTTAAGCGTATCCTTAGAAAGAAATCTCTTGATTTAAATCATAAAGTGATAAATCAGGTTTATGTTTGTGGTTTTCCAATGTGTCAACGATATCCGCTGAAACGACTTGGTTATCAAGCATACCGATACATTGTCCACCAATTCCTGCTTTCAATAATTCGACAGCATATGAACCAAATTTACTTGCTAATACACGGTCACGAGCACTTGGTGAGCCGCCACGGACAACGTGTCCTAAAATAGATACACGTGTGTGGAAATCACCATGTTCAGAAAGTTTCTCAGCAAATTCATTTCCGCCCATAACGCCTTCTGCCAAGATGATCAAGCAATGTTTTTTACCACGATCGCGGCCTTCTCTGATACGTTTTGCAACATTGACCATGTCGAAATCGTGTTCAGGAATAATGATTTCGTCAGCACCACCTGCTACACCTGACCAAAGAGCGATATCGCCTGCACCACGTCCCATTACTTCAATAACAAATGTCCGAACGTGTGAAGTTGCAGTATCACGAATACGGTCGATCGATTCTAATACTGTGTTGATCGCTGTATCAAAACCAATTGTGAAATCAGTCCCTGGAATATCATTGTCAATTGTTCCTGGAATTCCTACAGCTGGGAAACCACGTTTTGTTAGTGCCATTGCACCATGATAAGAACCGTCCCCACCGATAACAACTAAACCTTCGATACCGAATTTTTTCAATTGTTCGATTCCTTTTAATTGTCCTTCTTCTGTTGCAAATTCTGGATAACGCGCAGAGTATAAGAATGTTCCTCCACGTTGAATCTTGTCACCGACATCAGCAATGTCTAAACGACGGATGTCACCTGCTACCAAACCTGCAAAACCGTAGTTGATTCCATAAACTTCGATTCCGTCAAAAATCCCTTTACGTACCACTGCACGAATTGCAGCGTTCATTCCTGGGGCGTCTCCCCCACTGGTTAAAATACCGATACGTTTCATTCGTTCTTTCACCTCATATAATATACTTTTAAGCTGTAACAATTTTTGCCACAGTTATTCATTACTCAAAAATATTACGTCACTCATTTTACCATTAATAGTGCAAAAAGTCTTGATTTAAGAAGAAATAATTGAAAAAAGATGAAAACAATTAGTATTTTTTACCGTAAATCATTTGAAAACAACATTTTGAGCACCTAAGATTGCTTCCAGCTCTTCTTTTGCCGCCACTGTATCAGCTAGCCAATTCTCTTCTCCTAAGACTAATTTCTTCCCGTTTTTTTCAAAATAAATAATCACTGGTGTATTACCTTTATGTTTTTGAATGACTTCCCGAATACTTTGTAACACGTTTTTTTGATCTTTTTCAGCAATTATTTTCAGGTAACAAGTTGTTGCACTAATACTGTTTTCAATATCACTTGCCTTTTCAATCTGATTGACCAATAATTGTAATTCTTGGTTGTAGTTACTTTTTTCTATTTTGCCTTCTACGAAATAAACTTGATTTTTTTCAACATTTTGACGCAACGTTCTGAAAACGGTTGGAAAAAGAGTCAAAGAGAGTGATCCAGTTAAATCATCTCCTTCAACAAAAGCCATTTGTTCTCCTTTTTTCGTTCGGATCACTCGAATATCTTTCACATAAATCAACAAACGAGCGGTTTGTTTTTCAACAACATCACTTACGAGCATGACCTGCTTCGTCAATCGTGTTTTTTTGAATTCCTCAGTTGGATGTCCAGATAAATAAACCCCTAAATATTGTTCTTCTTGTTCTAATTTTTCTTCTAAAGTATAGTCTGCAATTTCTACTTCTTTTAGTTTCAAGGTGTCTTCCAATAGATTCATGCTGCCACCGCTATAAATGATATTTTGGATTTCACTATCTAAACTAACAGACAGCTGACGGCGATTAGGCTGAAGTTCATCAAAGGCGCCAATCGCGATTAATGGTTGAATATTTTCAGCTTTCAACCATTTACGATCGATACGTAATAAAAATTGATCGAAGGTTTTAAATGGTCCCCGCTCTTTTCGTTCATCAAGGATGTTTTGGATGAAATCTCTACGAATTCCTTTTAATGAGCTAAAACCAAACATGATTTGATCATCATTATTTAGATAGAAACTATATTGACTAGAATTGATTGCAGGTTGCATAATCGTCATTTTATTTTTACGCGCTTCCCCAATGTACTCTTTGATTTTTGTTGGGTTATGTCTTACTGAATGGAGAATCGCCGCATAAAAAGCACCCGGAAAATGAACTTTTAAATAGGCCATTTGAAACCCAATAAAAGAATAAGCAAAAGCATGAGATCGGTTAAATCCATAATTGGCAAACCGTTCGATATAATCATAAATCGTTGTTGCTACAGCTTCGCTATGTCCTTGTTTCATAGCTCCTTCAACAAAGTGCTTTCGTTCCTCATCTAGTACATCTTTTTTCTTTTTACTGACCGCACGCCTTAAAATATCAGCCTGACCCAGACTAAAACCAGCCATAGTAGAAGCAACTTGAATGATCTGCTCTTGATAGACGATCACACCGTACGTATTCTTCAAAATCGGTTCTAAAACGGCATCAGGATACTCGATTGGTTCCTGCCCTTTTTTTCTCTGGACAAACAAATCGATATTTTGCATTGGACCTGGCCGATATAAAGCGTTGACCGCCGCAATATCTTCAATACTTGTCGGACCTAATTTTCTTAAAACGTTTCTTATCCCCGCTGATTCAAATTGAAAAACACCACTAGTCTCCCCACGTCTAAATAAGGCTAAGGTCAATTCATCATCCAATGGAATTTGGTTTAAAATCACTTCTTTTTTGTAGACTCGTTTAATTGACTTGATCGTATCATCAATGATCGATAGATTTCGCAAGCCTAAAAAATCCATTTTTAGTAAGCCAATTTTTTCCACATCATTCATCGTAAATTGCGTCAAGAAGATATCATTTGAACCCGGCTGTAAAGGCACAATATCTAGCAGATCAAGATCACTGATCACTACACCCGCCGCATGAGTCGACACGTGCCGTGGTAATCCTTCTAACCGAACAGCAGTATCATATAAAAGGCGATTTGTTTCAGAAGAATTCACCAGCTCTACTAATTTTTTCGAATCTGCATAAGCTGTTTCCAAGGTCATTTTCAGAGCACTGGGAACAGCACTAGACCAACGATTAGATTCACTTTGCGATAAGCCAAATACTCTAGCTACATCTCTTAAAACCATTTTTGCAGCCATAGTCCCGAAAGTAGCAATCTGCGCCATATGATAGTGCCCATATTTTTCTCGAACATATTGCAAGACTTCTTCACGTCGATTATCTGGAATATCTAAATCTATATCGGGCATCGAGTGTCTTTCAGGATTTAAAAAACGTTCAAATAGTAAATCATATTTGATTGGATCTACATCCGTAATCGATAAAACGTAAGAAACCAAGGATCCTGCAGCTGAACCACGTCCGGCTCCCGTTACGATTTTTCTTTCATGGGCAAAAGCCATAACATCCCAAACAATCAAAAAATAATCATCAAATCCCATTGTATGGATGATATCTAACTCTTTTGCCAAGCGTTTTTCATACTCAACCGTAACAGTTGGGATACGCTCAGGTAATTTCTGTAAACACAGTTCTTTTAAAAACGCCCCCGCCTCTTTACCATCTGGGATCGGATAATGTGGCAACAAACGTTGATGTAACGGGATTTCTAAAGTACAATCATCAGCTAACAGTTCTGCATTACGCACTGCTTGTTCATTGACTTTTACAAGTAATTGTTTTGCAGCATCCGTCTGACTTCTTAGATAATAGGGCCCTTCAATTTCGGTTTCCTCTGCATTCAAGGTCATTTGTTGCCCTTCATCGATATGAGCCAACACCTTCAAGGCAAAACCATCCTCGCGATTTAGATAGCGGGTTTCTTGTAATGCTACAAGTGGTTGTTCTTTTGTTTCATAAAATTGAAACAAAGCTGGATCGGTTTCCAGGTTACACGTAAATGAAGCTCCTGCAAAAAAAGATGATGGATCAAAAAATTCTGCTAGCTGTTCTAAGCTTTCAGCTGCTTCTGCTTCACTTCGCTTTAAGACAAAAGCAACCTCTCCTTTATCAGACGGCATCACGGCGTATAGATGATTCAAATACTCCTTGACTCCTTCTAAATAGAAAACTCTTTCGCTGTTCATTTTGGCAGTAGAAATCCGCATCAAATTTTGATATCCTTGAAGATCTTTGGCATATAATAACAATTGAGCAGGCTGCTCCGATTTTTGAGGAGTATATTCTAATGTTAACCCGATGATTGGTTTGATTGCTTCTTTTTTGCAGGCCTCAAAAAATTCAATCGCGCCATGAAGTACATTAATATCCGTAATCCCTAAAGTTGTATAGCCTAATTTTTTGGCTTGTTGCACTAATTCTTGAATACGAATAGTACTGGAAAGTAATGAGTAAGAAGTAATTGTATATAGTTGTGGAAAAGGCATAAGACATCTCCTTATATATATGATGGTTTTGATTCAAAAATGTAACTTTCAATTTCTTTACATTTACAAAAATTGTGCTAAACTATAGCTAGAAAAGAGGTGCAATCCATGCGTTACATTCTTGTATTGTTGTGGTCCTTTTTACTAGGACAAGTGGTCGGTTATATCGGCGGTGCCTTAAACGGCGGGTCTTACGATTTTATGCTGACAACGATTATGTCATTGATTACCGGTGTGATTATCTTATTGATTGGTCAATTCGCTTTACCAAAAAAAGAAACCACTAAAAGTGCTCAATAACTTTGCAAATGAGATATCTGCTTTTTTTAAAGTAATCGTCTCACCATTTATTACTTGAAAATCATCTTTATAAAAAAACCAGTTACTACAAACATTGTAACTGGTTTTTTTATGTTTTCAACTGTTTAGAGTCTTTTATTTAAAATTTTGCGAAAATTGAATAAAGAAAGGCAAATATTTCCTAAAACAAAACAAGCTGTGACAATAAATACGGCACTATAACCAAAACCATGAGCCACGGTCGATCCGATCATTGGACCTAAAACCTGCCCAAAATTACTAAACATTTGATTGTAACTGTAAATTCTGCTGACACCCTCTGATGGTGTGATTTTACTAATCAACGTATTGATCGATGGCATCAAAGCACCCGTTGAAAAGCCTAGAAAAAAGCGTAGTAAACCTAGCTGAAACGGTGTCTTAACAAAAGCCATCGGAATATAACAAATCATCGATAGCATCAATCCCGCCAACAAAACTTTATGATTTCCGATTTTATCCCCAAGCTTCCCTAAAACGGGTGAAGAGATGACTGCCGATACACCAGCTACCGAAACAATCAGACCACTGATAAACAAAATATTACCTGTATCATGGCTCAATGAACGGATATATAAGGTTAAAATCGGGCTGATACTTGTCACACCAATTTGCAAAATCAACGTTGTGACGAATAACCCAATCAAAATAGACACATGATCCATCTTTGAAAAAATATCTTTTGTACTCAACAGATCTTTCTTCTCCACTGGCTGAAAATCTTCTTTTACCATAAAAATTGTCAGTAATGTTGTAATTAATAGTACGATCCCAGTAATGATGAATACATTTTCCATTCCAAACCATTGTGCTAAAGCACCACCGATCGAAGGTCCAATCAAATTCCCTGCGATGGCACCTGTTGACAACGTTCCTAAAGCCCAACCACTTTTTTCTTTAGGCGCTTGGGAGGCAATCATAGCTGTCGCATTGGGAATATAGCCAGATAGAATCCCGTTAAAAAAACGCATAATGAGCAACCAATAAACGTTTGGCACAAAAGCTAAAGACCCCATCGTAATCGTCATCCCAGCTGCCGCTCGAATCATCATCACTTTGCGCCCTTTTCTATCTGCCAGATTCCCCCAGATTGGCGCTACAATTGCAGCGGCAAAGGCTGTAACGGCTATCGCAAGTCCTGAAAAAAGCTCAACTTGACTCTTCGGTGTCCCTAACTGTTCAACATAAACAGGGATAAAAGGCATCACCAAACTAATACTCGCACCCGTAAAAAAACAACCTAACCAAGCAACCATTAAATTCTTTTTCCACTCAATTCTCATAATAACGTACACCTCACAAGTTCTTCACTATTAACTATACTCCAAATTTTGTAATCTCTCAAAAAATTTTTCTGTTAAACAAAATAAAAAAGTCCAACTGCCTAAAAGACAGCTAGACCTTTTTATTAAAAACCTCTTTTATAGAATCGCCAAAATAACAAAGTTTAAGATAAACAGAGCATTAACGACCCAAAGAATGGGCGAAACTTCATTAAATTTTCCTTTTGCTACTTTTACTACTGCATAAAAAATGAAGCCAGCTGCAATCCCATAAGAAATACTGTAACATAAGCCCATAAAAATAGAGGCAAAAAATGCTGGCACAGCTTCTTCTAAATTGGTCCATTCAATATCCTTAAATGATGCCAACATCATCACACCGACTAAAATCAAAGCAGGTGCTGTTGCTTGTGCTGGAACAATTGCAATCAGCGGTGAAAATAAACTACTTAATGCAAATAATCCTGCTACCACAACTGAAGTCAAACCAGTTCGTCCGCCAGCTCCGATCCCTGCAGCACTTTCTACGTAAGTTGTTGTATTAGAGGTTCCAAAAACTGCACCAATCGACGTTGCGATTGCATCTGCAAATAACGCTTTATCCATTTTTGTTGAAAAACCTTTACTATCTTCTAAAGCTAATTCATCCTCTTTAGAGAAAATACCAGTCCGACGTCCGGTTCCAATAAAGGTACCGATCGTATCAAATGTATCTGATAAGCTAAACGCGATGACCGTCATCAAAACTTGGGGAATTTTCGAGGCATCGCTAAACAATGACTGCATTCCATCCGCTCCAAAGGCTGCACCAAAAGTAGTTCCTAATTCGCCAATAGAACTTCCCAACGAATTTGCTTGCCAATCAATTGCTGATAAATCAACAACGCCCATTGGTATTGCAATGATCGTTGTCGCCACAATCCCAATCAAAATAGCACCACGAACATTTAAAACGACCAAGATCGTCATTAAGACTAAACCAATCACAGCTAATATAATTTCTGGATTATTAAAGTTCCCTAAAGCTGGAACCACACTATCACCATTAACCATTCCATTGACTGGCTCAGATTGTACTGTGAAATCTAACAGCTTTGCATTTTTGATCCCAACATAGGCAACAAAAATTCCAATCCCGCCACCAATTGCATGTTGCATACTTTCTGGGATAGCGTTAATGATCAATTTACGAATTTTTGTAACAGTGATCAACACATTGATCAATCCGCAGATAAAGACCATCGCTAAAGCTTGCTGCCATGTATAGCCTAATCCAAAAACTACCGTAAACGTGAAAAATGCATTTAACCCCATTCCAGGAGCTTGTGCATAAGGAACATTTGCAAAAAGTCCCATGATCAACGTTCCAATAATCGATGCAATGATCGTTGCTAAAAATACTGCTTGAAACGGCATTCCTGTTTGAGATAGAATCGAAGGATTAACGAATAAGATATAACTCATTGCAAAAAATGTTGTTACACCTGCCACCATTTCAGTTGAGATTGTCGTTTTGTTTTCCTTTAATTTGAAAAACTTTTCCATAAAGTTGTCTCGCTCCCTTTTTACCCAAAAATTTCATCAAGAGTGTGTTTAACGTTATAAATTAATAAGTGCTTGTTCCGCTTTCCTGATGAATACTTATAAAGTATACGTTAGCGAGGTGACCATTTCAACAAATTATTAACTTTAACGCTAATATCTTTTCTTAATGTTCGTGTTTAGCTTTTTTGAATAAAATTTATAAAAAAACCTTACAGTCGTGATGATTACTCAGCGACTGTAAGGTTTTTGTTTTATAACATTTTTCTCTTAATCAACACAACAATATTTGTGCTAATAGCGATTACTCCGAATAGAACTGAACGGTTTTCTGATCGTTCTCCCGTTTTTGGTAATTCTTTTTTAGAAGCTGCCTCAGCAAGCTCTTTGGTATTTGTCCCTTCGCTGATAACGTCTTTCTTAGGTAAAATTTCGATTGGAAAAACAACCTGATTTTTTTCTGTATCTAGCACGACAGCTGTTAGTTTCTTTTTGCCATTAATTTTTAATGAAGTCACATTCATTTTGATAAGACCTTGTGAATCAGCTTGACCGACTAAGTCTCCTTCTGGAAGCTCCGCTGTTCTTGTGTTCATTTGAGGAACTTCGCCATCATAGAGTACAATTGTTGCATTTGGTAGCGTAACACCTCTCAAAAGTTCATCATCTTCGTATAAAGGATCAAAAATCGTTGCTTTTTTGATTTTCTCTTCACCTTCATTTGGAGCTGGAACTTCTGGATCAGGTGGTGTTGTCGGATCCACTAATTTTTTACGATTTTCAACAGAAGCTTCAATTAATTCTCCAGCGGCTTCCTTCCCTTCAATATATCCAATGAACGTTTCGGTATCTGGTTGAATCGCATTGATCAACTTCGCTCCAGTAAAGCCAGAGAAACCATCCCCTCCACCAAATAAAAAGTCATTGATGACAACTAAATAAGGAGCATCCGCCTGAATTGGCGTGCCATCTTTTTTATGCATTTCATGAACTTTGAATGGTTGATTCTTATCTGTTGTTGCAGTATACGTATAACTTAATCCAGAAATTTGTAAAAAGTAGCGTTCTTCTTCATCATATTGTTCGTTTAACACTTGTTCAATTTGGGCACCGGTCATCTCAACCACCTGCATAATATTACCAAATGGTTGTACGGCTTGAGCTGCTCCCCACGTAATATCACGATTCGCTTCAACCGCTAAATCAGCACGAATGCCACCGTTGTTCGTCATTGCAAAATCAGCATCGATCCCTTGGATTTTCGCCATTGCAACTTGTCCATCCGTAATCAAATTACCAAGAGGAGATTCTTTCGAGTCGTTGACTTCTCGAGTGATTCCACCTGTTTCTTTTGCTGTCCCAATTTTTTTGTTCGTCACCTGTGCCACACGTGCTTCAGCATCTTTCACAGTTGCTTCAACCTTTGAATCAACTTTTGGTACATCCTTAGCTGCTGGATCAACTGGTAGAACTTTGGCTTTAGGTGTCTCCACAAAATCATTGGTTTTTGGATCGAGCGTCCCTTGCAGATCAATATATCCTTTTCCTTGCGCTGTAGACTGAACCACTCTCGTCTTATTCACAACACCGTTGGTATATTGATGGTTATGTGCTGCAAAAAAAGCATCTACACTATTCTCTGGATAAAGTTTATCCACTGACGCCATGATTTCTGCGGCTTCTCCATTCACTTTATCCGCCTTACTTGTTGCAGGGATATGAGCCAAGACTACGATCGCATTCACACCTTCTGCTTGTAATATATTGGAGTAATAAGCAATAGTTTCAGCTTCATCTAAAAAGTCATATGCTTCATAATGTTCTTTTAAAACTAAGTTAGGAATTTCAGATGTAACCACCCCGATAAAACCAACTTTTACTTTATTCGTTGCTGTTCCAACCTCTTTGACTGTATAGGGTTTCCAGCCAAAAGGAATTTCTTCCGTTCCTTTTTTGACAACATTACCAATCACGATTTCAGTTTTTGAGGCTTCTCTTGGATATGCAGCTAAAATACCATATGGATCATTAAGCGGTTTTTCACCAATCATGATGCGATTAAATTCTTGGAGCCCTTCATCAAATTCGTGATTTCCAATAGTCCCAACCGCAAAATCCATTTGATTCAACACTTTAATCGTTGGTTCATCTTGAAGCAGCCCCGAGCTTGCAGGACTTGCCCCGACCATATCACCAGCATGAACACGCACTGTTTGAGCATTTTTGTTAGCGTTTTTAAATTGTTCCTGCGCTTGATTCAAATAACCGGCTAATAAAGGCGCCGTCCCAGCATTCGCTGTTTTCTTTCCTTCATCATCAAAAAAAGAACCCGTTGTATTCAAGGCACCGTGAAAATCATTGATCCCTAAAATTTGAATGGGAATGTTCCCCTCTGCCAACGGCTGTTCAAGCGTTCCCTTCTGATCAACTGCTCCGTTGATTGTTTCCGCATTAGCAACATTGTCAACCAAGGCCACGCCACTGCTAATTCCCCCAATAGTAAATAAAATAGTTAACAAAGAGCTTTGCCACTTTTTCATATTTATAACTCCTCTTCGATTATTTCCAAACATACTTAGTTAAAGAGTAACAATTTCCTCACACACTGTCAATACGACTTTTCTTGCTATTCTATCAGCTCCAACCCTTTTAATCCAGCAATCGAAGCAAGTAAAATAAGCTGCATCATTGTAAGTAATAGAACAAACAAGACTTTATTAACCGACCAATCAAAAAAAATAAGTTGGATGGTTTGGACCGGTTTTGTAAATAAATGAACACTGTGCAAGCGATCAAATCGTCCAACAAAAATAGCTAAACTAGACAAGAAATTGATCAACACAATCAAAAGTAGCCCTTGCCATTTTTTCTTTAAGATATTTCTTTGAAAACTTTCATTAATTACTGTAATAACGGTCGCCATCCCTAAAAATCCATAAACACAAATTCCAATCGTCAATAAACTAAAAGATAACCAATCAGAAAGCGACTGACCAAATATCTGATTCATTCCTTGATAGATCGATAACCGTTCTAAATGAAAAAAGTCCGTAAATAAATAAGGTGCATTTGGATAAAATAATAGCCAAAACGAGCCTAAAAGGAGAAACATTCGCCTTCCTACTTGTTTAAAATGAAAACTAATTTCAAGCGGAATATAAGCCAACAAAACATTCAAAGCCATGAAATGGTACATTTTAGCAAAAAATAGCATATACACACAATAAAAGAGAGTTACGATCCGAATTGACCAACGATACGTTTGAACCAAGTATTTCACCGCCCTTTTTTCATTTAGTGTATCACAAAGAATTTATTTTCAAACATTTTCTTGAAAACTTGTCATTCTGCTATTTTATGCTAGACTTAGTTAAAGAAAACTTTCCGGGAGGAACGATTTTGAAAAAATTAATTGCAATCGACTTAGATGGTACAACGTTAAATGCACAATCTTTAATTAGTGCAACAACTGAAAAAGCTTTAAAAAATGCGATGGCGCATGGTCATTATGTCAGCATAGTCACTGGTCGTCCTTATCGAATGAGCGGTCAATTTTACCGCCAATTAGGCCTAGCTACACCAATGGTCAATTTCAATGGCGCTCTCGTTCATATGCCTGAAAAACAATGGGCAGATGAATTGGAAACTGGGATCCAGCGAGATTTAGTATTTGATATTTTAGCTCAAAAGAAAGCGTTAAATCTTGATTTTGTTGCTGCAGAAAATAAAGAAACGTTTTATATTGATAGTTTAGATTACTTCGATTCAGCTTTTTTTGCATCAGAAGCAACCGAAAACAACCTATTGACTGCTAAAAATTTAATTACCGATCCGACTTCTATGATGGTTCGGACATCAAAAGATCAGGCTGCACTTGTCTCAGATTCTTTGATGAAGCAATATGGTGATTATGTTGATGTCCGAACTTGGGGCGGACCAACACCTATTTTAGAGATCGTTTCTAAAGGTATCCAAAAAGCAAAAGGCGTGGAACAAGTTGCTAAATACCTAGACGTGAAGCGTTCAGACATTATCGCATTTGGTGATGAACATAATGATGAAGAGATGTTGGATTATGTTGGTTGGGGCGTTGCAATGAAAAATGCCACTGATCAAATCAAGTCCGTAGCCAATGATATCACTGAGAAAACCAATGATGAAGATGGCTTAGCCGATTATTTAGAACGATATTTAGA is a window encoding:
- the pyk gene encoding pyruvate kinase → MKKTKIVCTIGPASETVDMLVNLMNAGMNVCRLNFSHGDFEEHGNRIKNIREAAKITGKRVAILLDTKGPEIRTNEMENGAITLKTGETVRLSMTEVLGTNEKFSITYPELINDVNVGSHILLDDGLIDLEVTDIDRTANEIVTLIKNEGVLKNKKGVNVPGVSVNLPGITDKDAADIRFGIEQGVDFIAASFVRRATDVLEITKILEEENATHIQIIPKIENQEGIDNIDEILKVSDGLMVARGDMGVEIPTEDVPVVQKDLIKKCNALGKPVITATQMLDSMQRNPRPTRAEANDVANAIYDGTDAVMLSGETAAGDYPLEAVQTMARIAVRTEEALINQDSFALKLYSKTDMAEAIGQSVGHTARNLGIQTIVAATESGHTARMISKYRPKSHIVAITFSEQKARSLSLSWGVYATVADKPSSTDEMFNLATHTSQEEGFASEGDLIIITAGVPVGEKGTTNLMKIQMIGSKLVQGQGIGEASVIAKAVVANTAEEAVANAVEGSILVVKTTDKDYMPAIDKAIALVVEEGGLTSHAAVVAIAKDIPVIVGAADATSLIASDELITVDPRRGIVYRGATTAI
- the pfkA gene encoding 6-phosphofructokinase produces the protein MKRIGILTSGGDAPGMNAAIRAVVRKGIFDGIEVYGINYGFAGLVAGDIRRLDIADVGDKIQRGGTFLYSARYPEFATEEGQLKGIEQLKKFGIEGLVVIGGDGSYHGAMALTKRGFPAVGIPGTIDNDIPGTDFTIGFDTAINTVLESIDRIRDTATSHVRTFVIEVMGRGAGDIALWSGVAGGADEIIIPEHDFDMVNVAKRIREGRDRGKKHCLIILAEGVMGGNEFAEKLSEHGDFHTRVSILGHVVRGGSPSARDRVLASKFGSYAVELLKAGIGGQCIGMLDNQVVSADIVDTLENHKHKPDLSLYDLNQEISF
- the dnaE gene encoding DNA polymerase III subunit alpha, translated to MPFPQLYTITSYSLLSSTIRIQELVQQAKKLGYTTLGITDINVLHGAIEFFEACKKEAIKPIIGLTLEYTPQKSEQPAQLLLYAKDLQGYQNLMRISTAKMNSERVFYLEGVKEYLNHLYAVMPSDKGEVAFVLKRSEAEAAESLEQLAEFFDPSSFFAGASFTCNLETDPALFQFYETKEQPLVALQETRYLNREDGFALKVLAHIDEGQQMTLNAEETEIEGPYYLRSQTDAAKQLLVKVNEQAVRNAELLADDCTLEIPLHQRLLPHYPIPDGKEAGAFLKELCLQKLPERIPTVTVEYEKRLAKELDIIHTMGFDDYFLIVWDVMAFAHERKIVTGAGRGSAAGSLVSYVLSITDVDPIKYDLLFERFLNPERHSMPDIDLDIPDNRREEVLQYVREKYGHYHMAQIATFGTMAAKMVLRDVARVFGLSQSESNRWSSAVPSALKMTLETAYADSKKLVELVNSSETNRLLYDTAVRLEGLPRHVSTHAAGVVISDLDLLDIVPLQPGSNDIFLTQFTMNDVEKIGLLKMDFLGLRNLSIIDDTIKSIKRVYKKEVILNQIPLDDELTLALFRRGETSGVFQFESAGIRNVLRKLGPTSIEDIAAVNALYRPGPMQNIDLFVQRKKGQEPIEYPDAVLEPILKNTYGVIVYQEQIIQVASTMAGFSLGQADILRRAVSKKKKDVLDEERKHFVEGAMKQGHSEAVATTIYDYIERFANYGFNRSHAFAYSFIGFQMAYLKVHFPGAFYAAILHSVRHNPTKIKEYIGEARKNKMTIMQPAINSSQYSFYLNNDDQIMFGFSSLKGIRRDFIQNILDERKERGPFKTFDQFLLRIDRKWLKAENIQPLIAIGAFDELQPNRRQLSVSLDSEIQNIIYSGGSMNLLEDTLKLKEVEIADYTLEEKLEQEEQYLGVYLSGHPTEEFKKTRLTKQVMLVSDVVEKQTARLLIYVKDIRVIRTKKGEQMAFVEGDDLTGSLSLTLFPTVFRTLRQNVEKNQVYFVEGKIEKSNYNQELQLLVNQIEKASDIENSISATTCYLKIIAEKDQKNVLQSIREVIQKHKGNTPVIIYFEKNGKKLVLGEENWLADTVAAKEELEAILGAQNVVFK
- a CDS encoding YjzD family protein; this encodes MRYILVLLWSFLLGQVVGYIGGALNGGSYDFMLTTIMSLITGVIILLIGQFALPKKETTKSAQ
- a CDS encoding multidrug efflux MFS transporter → MRIEWKKNLMVAWLGCFFTGASISLVMPFIPVYVEQLGTPKSQVELFSGLAIAVTAFAAAIVAPIWGNLADRKGRKVMMIRAAAGMTITMGSLAFVPNVYWLLIMRFFNGILSGYIPNATAMIASQAPKEKSGWALGTLSTGAIAGNLIGPSIGGALAQWFGMENVFIITGIVLLITTLLTIFMVKEDFQPVEKKDLLSTKDIFSKMDHVSILIGLFVTTLILQIGVTSISPILTLYIRSLSHDTGNILFISGLIVSVAGVSAVISSPVLGKLGDKIGNHKVLLAGLMLSMICYIPMAFVKTPFQLGLLRFFLGFSTGALMPSINTLISKITPSEGVSRIYSYNQMFSNFGQVLGPMIGSTVAHGFGYSAVFIVTACFVLGNICLSLFNFRKILNKRL
- a CDS encoding NCS2 family permease, producing MEKFFKLKENKTTISTEMVAGVTTFFAMSYILFVNPSILSQTGMPFQAVFLATIIASIIGTLIMGLFANVPYAQAPGMGLNAFFTFTVVFGLGYTWQQALAMVFICGLINVLITVTKIRKLIINAIPESMQHAIGGGIGIFVAYVGIKNAKLLDFTVQSEPVNGMVNGDSVVPALGNFNNPEIILAVIGLVLMTILVVLNVRGAILIGIVATTIIAIPMGVVDLSAIDWQANSLGSSIGELGTTFGAAFGADGMQSLFSDASKIPQVLMTVIAFSLSDTFDTIGTFIGTGRRTGIFSKEDELALEDSKGFSTKMDKALFADAIATSIGAVFGTSNTTTYVESAAGIGAGGRTGLTSVVVAGLFALSSLFSPLIAIVPAQATAPALILVGVMMLASFKDIEWTNLEEAVPAFFASIFMGLCYSISYGIAAGFIFYAVVKVAKGKFNEVSPILWVVNALFILNFVILAIL